Genomic DNA from Methylocystis sp. MJC1:
TGTCGGACGGCCCGCCTCGGCCTCGACCGCCGCCGGCGCCATGTCGAAGCATCTCGCGCAGCTCAGGGCTTTCTTGGATGACGCTTTTGCGGCTTAGCGCCGGCCGCCGTTCGAGACAGGCCGTCGTGTGCGCCCCCTCCCTGACCCTCCCCCGCTTCGCGGGAGAGGGGACGCTCGCGATCGGCATTGCCGATGAAGGCCGCAATCTGCCCCCTCTCCCGCGCAGCGGGGGAGGGTTGGGGAGGGGGCCGCGCGAGCACGCTTAGAAAATTACCAACTCGGCTGAGCCATACGAGGAATTATCGATGACTGAAATTCGTGTCCCGACCCTCGGCGAATCCGTCACCGAGGCGACAATCGGCCGCTGGTTCAAAAAGGCGGGCGACACGGTGCGCGCCGACGAAACGCTCGCCGAGCTCGAGACCGACAAGGTGACACTCGAAGTCAACGCCCCGGCGGCGGGCGTCCTCGCCGAAGTTCTGGTCAAGGAAGGCGAGACGGTGCAGCCGGGCGCGCTGCTGGGGCAGATCGTCGCCGGGGGCGCGGCTGTTGCGCCGGCCCCCGCCGCAAAACCCTCTCCGGCGCCTGCCGCCGCTGCGCCCGCTCCCGCCGCGCCAAGCCAGCCGCCCACGGCCATGCCGCCCTCGCCCGCCGCCGCCAAGATTGCCGCCGAAAAGGGCATCGACGTCTCGCAGGTTGCGGGCTCCGGCAAGCGCGGCCAGGCGCTGAAGTCCGATGTGATCGACTTCGCCGCCCGGGCCCCCGCGGCGCCGGCGCCAATCGTCGAAGCGCCGCCGCCCCCCATCCCGCGCGCCCCTGCCCCCCAGGAAGACGCCTCGCGCGAGGAACGCGTGAAGATGTCGCGCCTGCGCCAGACCATCGCCCGGCGCCTGAAGGAAGCGCAGAGCGTCGCGGCGATGCTCACGACCTTCAATGAGGTCGACATGTCGGCGCTCATCGCCCAGCGCAACAAATACAAGGATCTCTTCGAGAAGAAGCACGGCGTGAAGCTCGGCTTCATGTCCTATTTCGTGAAGGCTTGCTGCCAGGCCCTGGAGGAAATCCCAGCCGTCAACGCCGAGATCGACGGGACCGATATCATCTACAAGCGCTTCTGCCACATTGGCGTGGCAGTGGGCACGGATAAGGGCCTCGTCGTGCCGGTTGTGCGCGACGCCGACCGCATGTCTCTGGCCGAGATCGAGAAAAGCATCGCCGCGCTTGGCAAGAAGGCGCGCGAAGGGGCGCTCGACATCGCCGATCTGCAGGGCGGCACCTTCACCATCTCGAACGGCGGGGTCTATGGTTCGCTGATGTCGACGCCGATATTGAACGCGCCGCAATCCGGTATTCTGGGCATGCACAAGATCCAGGAGCGTCCAGTGGCGGTCGAGGGCAAGATCGAAATCCGCCCGATGATGTATCTGGCGCTCTCTTACGACCATCGCATCGTCGATGGGAAAGAGGCGGTAACCTTCCTGGTGCGCGTCAAGGAGACGCTGGAGGATCCTGGCCGTCTGGCGCTCGCGCTGTGATCGAAGGGCGCGCCCGCTCGCCAGGCCTCACGGCTTTCGCGCGAGCGGGCGCCGCCCCAAGCCTCGGTCACGCTGCCCAGCAAAACCTCGGCCGCAGAATCGGGCGCTCCACCCTCTTTAAAACCGCTCCAAAGCGCCACACATCTAGCTGCAAGACGCGCTGCGCGGCAGGCGTCGACGGGCGGGTCGCAACGGACGCCGAGGAGGAGCAAATGCAAGAAAAAATCGTTATCGAGCGCAGGGAGCCGCTCCTGACGCCGGAACAATTCGCCAATCTGGGCGACGGCATGATTGCCTATGTGAGGGCCATGCGCTCGGAAGACGTGAACCGCCTCTATCCGCAGGCGCCCGAAATACAGCCGGGGCTCACAATTTTCGCCCTCATCGGCGCTGACGGAGCGCCGATCGTTCTCGCAGACTCGGAAGAGGGCGCCATTGGCAACGCCCGCGAAAACGATCTGACCATGGTCAGCCTGCACTGATGTCGCGCAGCATACCCGGCCCGCCGCGGGCCGGGGCGCGCCCTCGCCTTTCCTAGAAGGCCGCCGTTTTCCCTCCCGGCGGGAGGAAAGGCAGGGTTTTTGCTTCCATCTCGAAAAGGGGCCGCCAGCCCCGCCATGGAGGCATTCATGCCGGCAACCGAGTTATTTGCTGTCTGTCACGTCAATGACGTCGCCAAGCGCGGCGCAGTCGGCTTCGTTCTGGCGCGCCGCGAGGGCGACAAGACCGTGGCTTTCCCGATTTTCGTCGTGCGGCAAGGGAAGGCTTATCACGCTTACGCCAACCGCTGCCCGCACCAGGGCGCGAGGATCGACTTCCAGCCAGGCCATTTCCTCGACCAAGGCCACCGCGCCATCGTCTGCGGCAAGCATGGCGCGCTCTTTGATCCAGTGACAGGCAATTGTTACGACGGCCCTTGCGCGGGCGCCGCGCTGGAGAAGATCGAGGTCGTCGTCGACGGTGAGGACGTCTGCATAACAGGGTTAGAGCTCGCCGAGGAGGATGGGCTCGATCGTCCGGAAAACGACGAAATGCCGCCGGTCATGGTGACGTCGGATTAAATGGCCCCCTCCCCTTGAGGCGTCCGTCCAAGGGGAGGGTGTAAATTCGCTTACCCCCCGAAGAGCTGCTCGAAGATATTCTTCTCCGCCGCCGCTGGCGCACGCCCGCGCCTTGGATTTGGCGGCGGGACAGCGCCAGCGTCGGGAATGTCTTCGGGCGGCAGCAGGCCCTCGATATCGCGCGGACGGCTTGCGCGTCCACGCGGCGGGGGTGGTATCGTGGCCGTCTCGTCCGGCGCCAACGGCCTTTCCTCGGCGGCGCGATTTTCCGGCGGGAGCGGAGCCACTTGTTTTTGCGGTCTCGGCGGCGGCGCGGGCGCGGCCTGGTGGTCGGCGCCGGTGAAGATGCCGATCAGCTCGTCCAGAGGCTTGGCGATCACCTCCTCCGCGTCCGAGCGCCAGGAGCCCGTCGGAAGGCCCGCGACCGGCGCGCCCCGCAGAGCGATGCTCATATAGCGGCTCCAGATTTCCACCGGCAAATTGCCGCCCGAGGCCTTCTTGGTCGGTGAGCTGTCGTCATTGCCAAGCCACACGCCGGTGACGAGGCGGCTCGTATAGCCGATGAACCAGGCGTCGCGGAAATCCTGACTGGTGCCCGTTTTGCCGGCGGCCTGCCAACCCGGCAGCTCCGCCTTGCGCGCCGTGCCGGTCAGCAGGGTCTCCTGCATCATCGTGTTCATCATCGCCACATAATGCGGCTCGATCACGCGGCCGAAGGTGGAGCCCTTGCGCTGATAGAGCGTCTTGCCGCTCGCCGTCATCACGCGCGTGATGATATGCGGCTGCACGCCGACCCCGCCGTTCGCGAAGGGCGCATAGGCGGCGACAAGCTCCAGCGGCGTCACTTCCGACGTGCCGAGCGCGATGGAGGCATTGGGCTGAAGGTCGGATTGGATGCCGAGCCGATGCGCCGTCTTCACAACGGCCTTCGGCCCAACTTCCAGGCCGACGCGCACCGCGACCGTATTGAGCGAGAGCGCCAGCGCCTTGGTGAGAGTGACGGGGCCGAAATATTGGTGGCTGTAGTTCTCAGGCGTCCAGCCCTTGATGTTGAGCGGGCCGTCCTCGCGCACGGACTCCGGCGTCATGCCGTGTTCGAGACCCGCGAGATAGACAAAGGGCTTGAAGGCGGAGCCCGGCTGGCGCTTGGCGGAAACAGCGCGGTTGAACTGGCTTTCGGAATAATCGCGGCCGCCGACCAGCGCGCGGATCGCGCCATTGGGGTCGATCGACACGATGGCGCCTTGAGACACGCCATATTTCGCGCCCTTCTTGTCGAGCTCCTCCTTCAGCGCGCCTTCGGCGACGGCCTGCAGGCGCGGGTCGATGGTTGTGGTGACGACAAGGTCCTGGTCGATGGCGCCGATCGTGTCGTCGAGCATGTCCATGACGTAGTCTGCCGCGTAATTGGCCGAGCCCGCGCCCAGGCCTTTGGCTGCTTGCGCCGGATGAGCGAGCGCCGCCTTGGCCATCGCCTCGCTGATATGGCCTTCCTGCGCCATGGCCGTGATGACCTGCGCGGCGCGCTCGGTCGCGCCTTCGGGATTGCGATCGGGGGCGAGCTTGCTCGGCGCCTTCATCAACCCCGCGAGCACGGCGGATTCGGAAAGCGTCGCGGTCCGCGCGCTATGGCCGAAATAACGCTGCGTCGCCGCCTCCACGCCATAGGCGCCGGAGCCGAAATAGACGCGGTTGAGATAAAGCTCGAGGATCTGGTCCTTCGAATATTTGTGTTCCAGCCAAAGCGCCAGGATGGCCTCCTGGATCTTGCGCGAGATTGTGCGCTCCTGCGTCAGGAACAGGTTTTTCGCGAGCTGCTGGGTGAGCGTCGAGCCGCCCTGCATGCCGCCATGGCCGGTGACATTGCGCAGCAAGGCGCGGGCGATGCCCTGCGGATCGACGCCCCAGTGCGAATAGAAACGCCGGTCCTCGATCGCGATGAAGGCCTTGGGCAGATAGGGCGGCAGGTCCAAGATGCGGATCGCCGCGCCGCCCGTGTCGCCGCGATTGGCGAGCAGCTCGCCGTCCGAGCCCATGATCGCGATATTGGGCGGGCGCTTGGGCACCGCGAGCTGGTCGATCGGCGGCAATTGCGAGCCGTAATAGACCGCGATCGCCCCGGCGCCCACCACGCCCCAAATGGAAAGGGTGAAGGCCCAGTAAAAGAGCGCGCCGATCATCGAACCGGACCGCCGTCGCTTCGGTTTGGCAGTTGCTTCAGCCTCGAAATCGTCCGGCTCCTCCGCGTCTCGCGCCTGACGGGCGCGGGGCGAAGGCCGTCTCTCGGCCCGCAATTCCCAGTCGTCGTCTTCGCCGTCGTCGAACCTTGGTTCCTGACGTTTGCCGCCGCGCGCCATTTGCTCCGTCCAGAGGCTCTCCGCCCGCCGCCTCTCGCCATGGATTCAACTTAAGGAAGGCGCTTTAAGGGCTAGTTAAGAAATCGCGCGAGCGAGGGCTATTAATCCTTGTGATTATTTGAGAGCATTGCCGCATGCGCACGATGACGATCTCTCTTTCCGACCAACAAGCCCAGCGTATCCAGCTCGCGGTCGAAACCGGCGCCTATGCCTCGAATAGCGAGGTGCTCCGCGAAGCGCTGCGCCTTTGGGAGCAACGCGAGGAACTCCGGGCGCTCGAACTCCAACGACTCAAGCAGGCCTATGAGAACGGCCTGGCGAGCGGCCCTGGGCGCGAGGTGGAAGCAGATGCGCTGCTCGCCGAGTTCAAAAGGAAAGCCGGCCTGGGTGGCTAGGGTCGCCCTTACGCCGGCTGCGGAATCTGCGCTTTTCGATATATGGGCGACGGTGGCGCTCGATAATGTTCGAGCGGCCGACGGCCTTTTTCAGCGCATAATGAAGAAAGCGCGACTTGCCGCGGAAAATCCGCTGATGGGCGCGCCACGACCCGAGCTGGGCCCTAACGCCCGCATCCTCATCGAGGGGCGCTACCTGATAATTTACGAGCCTGCGGAGGACGGCGTCACAATCATCGCCATTGTTCATGGCGCAAGGGCCCCCGAAAGCTGGCTCGCAAGCTGAATTCTCCACACCCCCGACGCGCCACCCCTTGCGCTTCGTTCTCCAGCTTGCCAAAGTCTCCGCCCCCGGCGCGTCGCGCCCAATAAACGAGACGGTTCCCAAGGCGATGAAGGTCACGATCGAGAGAGCGGCGCTGCTGCGGGCGCTCGGCCATGTTCATCGGGTGGTTGAACGGCGCACCACGATCCCCATTCTCGCCAATGTGCTGATCGACGCCAGGGACGGAACGCTGACGCTGAAAGCGACCGACCTCGATCTCGAGATCACCGAAAAGGCGCCGGCCGAGGTCGAGCAGCCCGGCGGCACGACGCTTCCCGCGCATACGCTCTACGACATCGTCCGCAAGCTGCCCGAAGGCGCGCAAGTGTCGCTCGACGGCTCCGGCGAGGCCGGCCAGCTCACGCTGCGCTCGGGGCGTTCGCGCTTCAACCTGTCGACCCTGCCGGAAAGCGACTTCCCCGATGTGACCTCCGGCGAGTTCAGCCATAGCTTCTCGCTTGCGCCCGCCGATCTCAAGCGGCTCATCGAGAAGACGCAGTTCGCCATCTCCAGCGAAGAAACACGCTATTATCTCAACGGCATCTACATCCACGCGATGGAGGTCGAGGGCCAGTTGATGCTGCGCGCGGTGGCGACCGACGGCCACCGCCTCGCCCGTCTCGAACTGCCGGCGCCGGAAGGCTGCGCGGGCATGCCGGGCGTCATTCTGCCCCGCAAAGCGGTGCAGGAGGTTCAGCGCCTCATCGAAGATGCGCAGGGCGAGGTGCTCGTCGAGCTCTCGACGAACAAGATGCGCTTCTCCTTCGGCGACGCGCTGCTGACGACGAAGCTCATCGACGGCACCTTCCCCGATTACGCCCGCGTCATACCGGCGGGCAACGACAAGCGCCTGACGGTAGAGCGCGACGTGTTCGCCAAGGCCGTCGACCGCGTCTCCACCATTTCGTCCGAGCGCGGCCGCGCGGTGAAACTCGCTCTGACGGAAGGCAAGCTCGTGCTTTCCGTCACCAACCCCGATCAGGGCTCGGCGGTCGAGGAAATCGAAGCCGATTACGACGGCGCGCCGCTCGACGTCGGCTTCAACGCCAGATATCTCCTCGACATCACCCAGCAGCTTGACAGCGACACGGCGCTCTTCAAGCTCGCCGATCCGGGGTCGCCCACGCTGATTCAGGACCGCGACGGCGCGAGCGCGCTTTACGTGCTGATGCCGATGCGGGTCTAAAGACGTTTGGCGTCGACGGTAGGGTAAGGCCAGTTTACGCTGCATGCGAAACCGAGCGCGGCGTCACGTCCGGCAGCGCTTGCGAGCAGTGGGG
This window encodes:
- a CDS encoding Rieske (2Fe-2S) protein encodes the protein MPATELFAVCHVNDVAKRGAVGFVLARREGDKTVAFPIFVVRQGKAYHAYANRCPHQGARIDFQPGHFLDQGHRAIVCGKHGALFDPVTGNCYDGPCAGAALEKIEVVVDGEDVCITGLELAEEDGLDRPENDEMPPVMVTSD
- a CDS encoding DUF1150 family protein, yielding MQEKIVIERREPLLTPEQFANLGDGMIAYVRAMRSEDVNRLYPQAPEIQPGLTIFALIGADGAPIVLADSEEGAIGNARENDLTMVSLH
- a CDS encoding transglycosylase domain-containing protein, producing the protein MARGGKRQEPRFDDGEDDDWELRAERRPSPRARQARDAEEPDDFEAEATAKPKRRRSGSMIGALFYWAFTLSIWGVVGAGAIAVYYGSQLPPIDQLAVPKRPPNIAIMGSDGELLANRGDTGGAAIRILDLPPYLPKAFIAIEDRRFYSHWGVDPQGIARALLRNVTGHGGMQGGSTLTQQLAKNLFLTQERTISRKIQEAILALWLEHKYSKDQILELYLNRVYFGSGAYGVEAATQRYFGHSARTATLSESAVLAGLMKAPSKLAPDRNPEGATERAAQVITAMAQEGHISEAMAKAALAHPAQAAKGLGAGSANYAADYVMDMLDDTIGAIDQDLVVTTTIDPRLQAVAEGALKEELDKKGAKYGVSQGAIVSIDPNGAIRALVGGRDYSESQFNRAVSAKRQPGSAFKPFVYLAGLEHGMTPESVREDGPLNIKGWTPENYSHQYFGPVTLTKALALSLNTVAVRVGLEVGPKAVVKTAHRLGIQSDLQPNASIALGTSEVTPLELVAAYAPFANGGVGVQPHIITRVMTASGKTLYQRKGSTFGRVIEPHYVAMMNTMMQETLLTGTARKAELPGWQAAGKTGTSQDFRDAWFIGYTSRLVTGVWLGNDDSSPTKKASGGNLPVEIWSRYMSIALRGAPVAGLPTGSWRSDAEEVIAKPLDELIGIFTGADHQAAPAPPPRPQKQVAPLPPENRAAEERPLAPDETATIPPPPRGRASRPRDIEGLLPPEDIPDAGAVPPPNPRRGRAPAAAEKNIFEQLFGG
- the odhB gene encoding 2-oxoglutarate dehydrogenase complex dihydrolipoyllysine-residue succinyltransferase, with product MTEIRVPTLGESVTEATIGRWFKKAGDTVRADETLAELETDKVTLEVNAPAAGVLAEVLVKEGETVQPGALLGQIVAGGAAVAPAPAAKPSPAPAAAAPAPAAPSQPPTAMPPSPAAAKIAAEKGIDVSQVAGSGKRGQALKSDVIDFAARAPAAPAPIVEAPPPPIPRAPAPQEDASREERVKMSRLRQTIARRLKEAQSVAAMLTTFNEVDMSALIAQRNKYKDLFEKKHGVKLGFMSYFVKACCQALEEIPAVNAEIDGTDIIYKRFCHIGVAVGTDKGLVVPVVRDADRMSLAEIEKSIAALGKKAREGALDIADLQGGTFTISNGGVYGSLMSTPILNAPQSGILGMHKIQERPVAVEGKIEIRPMMYLALSYDHRIVDGKEAVTFLVRVKETLEDPGRLALAL
- a CDS encoding type II toxin-antitoxin system RelE/ParE family toxin, whose product is MARVALTPAAESALFDIWATVALDNVRAADGLFQRIMKKARLAAENPLMGAPRPELGPNARILIEGRYLIIYEPAEDGVTIIAIVHGARAPESWLAS
- a CDS encoding type II toxin-antitoxin system ParD family antitoxin, producing the protein MRTMTISLSDQQAQRIQLAVETGAYASNSEVLREALRLWEQREELRALELQRLKQAYENGLASGPGREVEADALLAEFKRKAGLGG
- the dnaN gene encoding DNA polymerase III subunit beta, with the protein product MKVTIERAALLRALGHVHRVVERRTTIPILANVLIDARDGTLTLKATDLDLEITEKAPAEVEQPGGTTLPAHTLYDIVRKLPEGAQVSLDGSGEAGQLTLRSGRSRFNLSTLPESDFPDVTSGEFSHSFSLAPADLKRLIEKTQFAISSEETRYYLNGIYIHAMEVEGQLMLRAVATDGHRLARLELPAPEGCAGMPGVILPRKAVQEVQRLIEDAQGEVLVELSTNKMRFSFGDALLTTKLIDGTFPDYARVIPAGNDKRLTVERDVFAKAVDRVSTISSERGRAVKLALTEGKLVLSVTNPDQGSAVEEIEADYDGAPLDVGFNARYLLDITQQLDSDTALFKLADPGSPTLIQDRDGASALYVLMPMRV